In one Nocardioides sp. NBC_00368 genomic region, the following are encoded:
- the alaS gene encoding alanine--tRNA ligase — translation MSTAEIRRRFTAHFAENTEIGEHTVVPSASLLLDDPNLLFVNAGMVPFKPYFLGQATPPYQRATSVQKCIRTPDIEEVGKTTRHGTFFEMCGNFSFGDYFKEGAITLAWELVTKSVADGGFGFDESVLYPSVLNGDEEAVALWKKISGLPDDRIVRLPPSENYWSMGVPGPGGPCSEILIDRGPEFGADRDWDAGDRYLEFWNLVFMQDNVVAARSKYDVDIDGPLAQTGIDTGLGLERVAYLMQGKSNMYETDVVFPVIEKAMELTGKKYGAAYEDDVRFRVVADHVRSSLMLIGDGVTPGNEGRGYVLRRLMRRAIRNMRLLGYEDPAMPELLPISRDKMGETYTDLHAEWDRIKRVADAEEEAFRKTLAAGTQIFDLAATEVKSSGSTTFTGDKAFQLHDTYGFPIDLTLEMAAEAGLEVDEAGFRGLMSEQRERAKADARAKKGQHADLTVYRGILDTNGPTDWQAYTTLDTESKPVALLREGKPVDVLGPEEIGEIVLDRTPFYAESGGQSADAGIIEFDGGRLEVVDVQRPVKGLVVHQVRVVDGEFHGGESLVHAKVDPEWRLGARQAHSGTHVVHAALREVLGPTALQSGSFNRPGYLRLDYGWTKGLTRSQMQEIEEVSNNALRADLPVSWDYMTLPQAKEWGAIALFGETYDDSKVRVVEIGGPWSRELCGGTHVDHSAQIGTIVVTSEASVGSGNRRIEAYTGVEGFNYLARERDVVSELNLLLKTKSDDVVGRVSDLMERLKAAEKEIARARTAQLLASGGSIAASAVDVDGVQVVAQRVPGVGGGDARTLAQDVRSRLGDAPAAVVLFGDADDKVAVVAAVNPAGIAKGVKAGDLIKELAPVVGGRGGGKPDFAQGGGTEVGKIDEAVAKVKSLVTGA, via the coding sequence TTGAGCACGGCGGAGATCCGCCGCCGTTTCACGGCGCATTTCGCCGAGAACACCGAGATCGGCGAGCACACGGTGGTGCCGTCGGCATCGCTCCTGCTCGACGACCCCAACCTGCTCTTCGTCAACGCAGGCATGGTGCCCTTCAAGCCCTACTTCCTCGGCCAGGCCACGCCTCCCTACCAGCGGGCGACGTCGGTGCAGAAGTGCATCCGTACGCCCGACATCGAGGAGGTCGGCAAGACCACCCGGCACGGCACCTTCTTCGAGATGTGCGGCAACTTCTCCTTCGGTGACTACTTCAAGGAGGGCGCCATCACGCTCGCCTGGGAGCTGGTCACCAAGTCGGTCGCCGACGGCGGCTTCGGCTTCGACGAGTCGGTCCTCTACCCGTCCGTGCTCAACGGCGACGAGGAGGCGGTCGCGCTCTGGAAGAAGATCTCCGGCCTGCCCGACGACCGCATCGTCCGGCTGCCCCCGAGCGAGAACTACTGGTCGATGGGCGTGCCCGGGCCGGGCGGTCCGTGCTCGGAGATCCTGATCGACCGCGGCCCCGAGTTCGGCGCCGACCGCGACTGGGACGCCGGGGACCGCTACCTGGAGTTCTGGAACCTGGTCTTCATGCAGGACAACGTCGTCGCGGCGCGGTCCAAGTACGACGTCGACATCGACGGCCCGCTCGCCCAGACCGGCATCGACACCGGTCTCGGTCTCGAGCGCGTCGCCTACCTCATGCAGGGCAAGTCCAACATGTATGAGACCGACGTCGTCTTCCCGGTCATCGAGAAGGCGATGGAGCTGACCGGGAAGAAGTACGGCGCCGCCTACGAGGACGACGTCCGTTTCCGCGTGGTCGCCGACCACGTGCGCTCCTCCCTGATGCTCATCGGTGACGGCGTCACCCCCGGCAACGAGGGCCGCGGCTACGTGCTGCGCCGGCTGATGCGCCGCGCGATCCGCAACATGCGGCTGCTGGGCTACGAGGACCCGGCGATGCCCGAGCTGCTGCCGATCTCCCGCGACAAGATGGGGGAGACCTACACCGACCTGCACGCCGAGTGGGACCGGATCAAGCGGGTCGCCGACGCCGAGGAGGAGGCCTTCCGCAAGACCCTCGCGGCCGGCACCCAGATCTTCGACCTGGCCGCGACCGAGGTGAAGTCGAGCGGATCGACCACCTTCACCGGTGACAAGGCGTTCCAGCTCCACGACACGTACGGCTTCCCGATCGACCTCACCCTCGAGATGGCCGCCGAGGCGGGTCTCGAGGTCGACGAGGCGGGCTTCCGCGGTCTGATGAGCGAGCAGCGCGAGCGGGCCAAGGCCGACGCGCGCGCCAAGAAGGGCCAGCACGCCGACCTGACGGTCTATCGCGGGATCCTGGACACCAACGGGCCGACCGACTGGCAGGCCTACACGACCCTCGACACCGAGTCGAAGCCGGTGGCGCTCCTGCGGGAGGGCAAGCCGGTCGACGTGCTCGGACCCGAGGAGATCGGCGAGATCGTCCTCGACCGCACCCCGTTCTACGCCGAGTCCGGTGGCCAGTCCGCCGACGCGGGCATCATCGAGTTCGACGGTGGCCGGCTCGAGGTCGTCGACGTGCAGCGACCGGTCAAGGGCCTCGTCGTCCACCAGGTCCGCGTCGTCGACGGCGAGTTCCACGGTGGCGAGTCGCTCGTGCACGCGAAGGTCGACCCGGAGTGGCGTCTCGGCGCCCGCCAGGCCCACTCGGGCACCCACGTGGTGCACGCGGCGCTGCGCGAGGTGCTCGGTCCGACGGCGCTGCAGTCGGGCTCGTTCAACCGCCCCGGCTACCTGCGTCTCGACTACGGCTGGACCAAGGGCCTGACGCGTTCGCAGATGCAGGAGATCGAGGAGGTCTCCAACAACGCGCTGCGGGCCGACCTGCCGGTCTCCTGGGACTACATGACCCTCCCGCAGGCCAAGGAGTGGGGAGCGATCGCGCTCTTCGGTGAGACCTACGACGACTCCAAGGTGCGCGTCGTCGAGATCGGCGGCCCCTGGTCGCGCGAGCTCTGCGGTGGCACCCACGTCGACCACTCCGCCCAGATCGGCACCATCGTGGTCACCTCGGAGGCCTCGGTCGGCTCCGGGAACCGCCGCATCGAGGCCTACACGGGCGTGGAGGGCTTCAACTACCTTGCCCGCGAGCGCGACGTGGTCTCCGAGCTCAACCTGCTCCTCAAGACGAAGTCCGACGACGTCGTCGGCAGGGTCTCCGACCTGATGGAGCGGCTCAAGGCCGCCGAGAAGGAGATCGCCCGGGCGCGTACGGCTCAGCTGCTCGCCTCCGGCGGCTCGATCGCGGCCTCCGCGGTCGACGTCGACGGCGTCCAGGTCGTCGCCCAGCGGGTCCCGGGTGTCGGCGGCGGCGACGCGCGTACGCTCGCCCAGGACGTGCGCTCCCGGCTCGGTGACGCGCCGGCGGCGGTCGTGCTCTTCGGTGACGCTGACGACAAGGTCGCGGTCGTGGCCGCGGTCAACCCGGCGGGCATCGCCAAGGGCGTCAAGGCGGGTGACCTGATCAAGGAGCTGGCGCCGGTCGTCGGCGGCCGCGGCGGCGGCAAGCCCGACTTCGCCCAGGGCGGTGGCACCGAGGTCGGCAAGATCGACGAGGCGGTCGCCAAGGTCAAGAGCCTGGTGACTGGAGCCTGA
- the ruvX gene encoding Holliday junction resolvase RuvX, with protein MRHGVRLGLDPGDARIGVARSDPTGFLATPLETVKKGRGDLARLQAIVAEIGEESTMLEVVVGLPRSLKGGENPATAKVRDFAASLARRVAPVPVRLVDERLTTVSAEAMLRDRGRKGQDRRAVVDMAAAVVILQHALDSERASGTAPGEIVEVGH; from the coding sequence ATGCGACACGGCGTACGCCTCGGTCTGGATCCTGGCGACGCCCGGATCGGCGTCGCCAGGAGCGACCCCACGGGGTTCCTGGCGACGCCGCTGGAGACGGTCAAGAAGGGCCGCGGCGATCTCGCCCGGCTGCAGGCGATCGTCGCCGAGATCGGCGAGGAGTCGACGATGCTCGAGGTGGTCGTCGGCCTGCCCCGCTCCCTCAAGGGAGGCGAGAATCCGGCGACTGCTAAGGTCCGGGACTTCGCCGCGTCGTTGGCGCGGCGAGTGGCCCCGGTCCCGGTTCGTCTCGTCGACGAGCGGCTCACCACTGTTTCTGCGGAGGCTATGCTCCGAGACCGAGGTCGCAAGGGTCAGGACCGTCGAGCAGTTGTCGACATGGCCGCGGCGGTTGTGATCCTGCAACACGCATTGGACAGTGAGCGCGCTTCGGGGACCGCGCCTGGAGAGATCGTTGAGGTCGGTCATTGA
- the mltG gene encoding endolytic transglycosylase MltG, whose translation MPPQMPGQMPGQLPPQHQGQPRPGQPGQPGQPGQPGQPGRRPGPRPVPGAGTPPPGYGHQEPPQRPGGYGGPTYQQHPSFFEAGPGEHDPYFDEEPPKRKRRFGGCLAVLVAMAVVLGGFYVVGDRAIDYVKDMVAPPADYPGPGTDPVSFEVHEGDSVSAVGRNLKEVGVVESVDAFIDAANAEGLTVQVGFYPLKKQMKAADVVEILANPDNIDTINVTITEGSRAKAIYKVLAEKTKTKPADFKKAAEDTEAIGLPDYAKGNVEGYLFPATYAFPPDATPTEMLAMMVDRWEQALGDNDIEARAKQLKCGGGKACTPEQIMTVASLVEAEGRGDDMAKIARVIYNRLDPKVDDGATNGTLGIDASNAYGIGKSGTTQLTSAELAKDTPYDTRRRAGLPPTPIGSPGDAAIEAALNPAKGNWLFYITVNLKTGETKFTRDYSQFQSWTAELDAYCAKNKC comes from the coding sequence ATGCCGCCGCAGATGCCCGGGCAGATGCCGGGTCAGCTGCCTCCTCAGCATCAGGGGCAGCCTCGTCCGGGCCAGCCGGGCCAGCCGGGCCAGCCGGGCCAGCCGGGCCAGCCGGGGCGACGGCCGGGGCCGCGCCCGGTGCCCGGCGCCGGCACACCCCCGCCGGGCTACGGTCACCAGGAGCCCCCGCAGCGGCCCGGTGGCTACGGTGGGCCGACCTACCAGCAGCACCCGAGCTTCTTCGAGGCCGGTCCCGGCGAGCACGATCCCTACTTCGACGAGGAGCCACCCAAGCGCAAGCGCCGTTTCGGTGGCTGCCTAGCCGTGCTGGTGGCGATGGCCGTCGTGCTCGGTGGGTTCTACGTCGTGGGTGACCGCGCCATCGACTACGTCAAGGACATGGTCGCGCCGCCCGCCGACTACCCCGGGCCCGGCACCGACCCGGTCTCCTTCGAGGTGCACGAGGGCGACTCGGTCTCAGCCGTCGGCCGCAATCTCAAGGAGGTCGGCGTGGTGGAGTCCGTCGATGCCTTCATCGATGCGGCCAACGCCGAGGGGCTGACCGTGCAGGTCGGCTTCTACCCGCTGAAGAAGCAGATGAAGGCCGCCGACGTCGTCGAGATCCTCGCCAACCCGGACAACATCGACACGATCAACGTCACCATCACCGAGGGATCGCGCGCCAAGGCGATCTACAAGGTGCTCGCCGAGAAGACCAAGACGAAGCCGGCCGACTTCAAGAAGGCCGCCGAGGACACCGAGGCGATCGGGCTGCCCGACTACGCCAAGGGCAACGTCGAGGGCTACCTCTTCCCTGCGACGTACGCCTTCCCGCCCGACGCCACGCCGACCGAGATGCTGGCGATGATGGTCGACCGCTGGGAGCAGGCGCTGGGCGACAACGACATCGAGGCGCGCGCCAAGCAACTGAAGTGCGGTGGCGGCAAGGCCTGCACGCCCGAGCAGATCATGACCGTGGCCTCGCTGGTCGAGGCCGAGGGTCGCGGCGACGACATGGCCAAGATCGCCCGGGTGATCTACAACCGGCTCGACCCCAAGGTCGACGACGGAGCCACGAACGGCACGCTCGGGATCGACGCGTCGAACGCGTACGGGATCGGGAAGTCCGGCACCACCCAGCTGACCTCGGCCGAGCTGGCCAAGGACACGCCGTACGACACCCGTCGTCGCGCCGGCCTGCCGCCGACGCCGATCGGCTCGCCCGGTGACGCGGCGATCGAGGCAGCGCTCAACCCGGCCAAGGGCAACTGGCTGTTCTACATCACGGTGAACCTGAAGACCGGCGAGACCAAGTTCACCCGTGACTACAGCCAGTTCCAGAGCTGGACCGCGGAGCTGGACGCGTACTGCGCGAAGAACAAGTGTTGA